A region of the Coleofasciculus sp. FACHB-T130 genome:
AATCCCTTGGGTACCGTGTATGCTGGCCCTGGCGATCGCGTCAGTAATGATATTTTGCGAGAACAGCGTCAAGCTGATTTTCCCCCTCAGTTGACAATTCCGCCGGGGGAAAGCCGGATGTTGATGAATCATCCGATTCCTGTAAAGACGCTAACGCCGCCACTGAATGGTCGCTCAACATTAATGCGGTTGCGGAGCAATGCCAAAGTCTATATGGCGAGTTTAGCGATGTATGCGCGTCAAAATCCTAACAAGAGCGAACGTACACCGACGCTGGAAGAATGGCAGACACTTCTGAATTCTGGTAATTTAGCACAGCCGCGCGATCGCGTTCCGACCTCTCCTGAAGCCAATAAGGGGCAATTGATCTACGGTCGTGTTGCTGGTGTCGCACAAGGTTCTCAGTGGAAAGCCAGACTGGTAGAAAGACCGGGTGCAGCGAATCTGAGCATTCCCCAACCTGGAAAAGCGTTTTCCTATAGCCTCAGCACCGTTCCTCGCGGCACTCTCGGCACCGAACGAGTGCAAAGTGCCCCCATGTTGGTGCGCTACCCAGATACCGCTTATTTGGCTCACGGCAATTATGGAGTGCAATACAGCCTCACCTTGCCGTTGATTAACGATACAAACGATAGTCAGACTGTAACCTTGGCGATACAGACACCAATTAAACAGGATCGCTTGCAAGGAGGACTGCGTTTTCTAGAACCACCGCCTCAGCAAGTTTTTTTCCGGGGCACCGTCCAGATCCAATACACTGATGACCGAAGCTTACCGCAAATTCGTTACGTGCATTTAGTTCAACGGCGCGGTCAGCAAGGCGAACCTTTGATAACCTTGAAGATGCTACCGGGCGATCGCCGACTGGTAAAAGTCGATTTTATTTATCCCCCAGACGCCACGCCGCCACAAGTTTTAACGGTTAGAACCTTGGAAAAGACTTTTTAAAACGTTGTAATTAAGCCTTTTATCTGCGGGATAATCCCTGACCGCGATTGATATAGGTCTGGACATTCCGCAGTGCTTGGCTCGCATAATAATCGCCCGGACGCTGCTTCAATGCCCTTTGGAAATTAATCAGCGCGGTGTGATAATCGCCTTTCTTGGAAGCCTCGTAGCCAACTCTCATGTATTTGTCATAGTTTGTTGCTGCTGGGGCACTTGCTGGCGGGGGATCTTGCCCTTTTAAATAGTCTGTAATATTCCAATAAGCGAGTGTGGCATAGCGGTCAGTTGGGCGTTCGGCAAGTGCTGACCGAAAGTAAGACAAAGCGGCTGGATAATCCTTTCTTTGTGTCGCTGCATACCCCAGTCTCATGTACTGGTCATAAGCATATTCCGCACCATAAGTCGGGGTTCCGTCGGGAGCCTTCGTCGGTGTGGGAACCACAGTCTGTGTGGGTTGAGGAACGGCAACGGTCGTTGTCTGAGCTTGGGTTCGTTGCGCGGGGACAACGAAAGCGATCGCTAGGAAAGCTGGCAATATTTTTATCCAATTTGTTAGTTTCATATTGTTTCTCTTTTTTGTTTTTCTCCTCTTTCCTACAGAGGTATATATTCATAGAATGCCACCTATTTTTTCTAGCTACCTCTGCCACAAGTCAGGGAAAAACTCGAACTAGGGACACTCCTCTCGATAGAAATTTTGCATTTGTTCGCTGCATTTATAAGCAATCCACGCAAACTTTGTTTAAGTCCCGTTCGCTCAAACATAGAGTTAACGGTTAGCGCAAACCACTCTATAGCAATCCATTTAAGTCATGAGATTCTACCAGTTCATATTCCCGCCTTCTTTGTGATGTCGGGAATCTCAGCTTTACAAATTCTTGAAGACGATTATATTTACAATCAACGAGTAATTCTTTGGAATCAAACTAACTTTTTTATAAAGACTTGATGAAGATTAAGTAAAGATACGTAAAAAAAGAGTCATTTTAAAAAAGCAGTATTTATAATGTTGGTGAAATTGCTGAAAAAGTAAAAAATAAATAGCTGCAAGCAAAAATAAGTTAACGCTTGACTAAAAGTTAAGCGTTATTCTTGCAGCCAAAAAAATTTTAAGTTTTGCAAAATTAGATAATCCTGAGCGAGAATCCTATGAATGCGGTGAGAAGCATTGGTCGGTTGCTGGTAGTTTTTCCTTTGGTAGGAGCGATTAATACTCAAGCAGTGCAGGCGCAATCCATTGTTCCAGCGGGTGACGGCACTGGTACCGATGTTGTCCTTGAGGGCGATCGCTTCGACATTAGCGGCGGACAGCAATCTGGAGCGAATCTTTTCCACAGCTTTGAGAAATTCGGACTGAACTCAAGCCAGATTGCCAACTTTCTCTCCCAACCAGGAATTGAAAACATCCTGGGGCGCGTTGTTGGTGGAGACGCCTCCATTATTAATGGACTGATTCAGGTAACAGGCGGGAATTCTAACCTCTTCTTGATGAATCCCGCAGGCATTATCTTCGGCGCAGGAGCCAGCCTCAACGTGCCTGCTTCCTTTACAGCGACAACAGCAACCGGAATTGGGATCGGCTCAAATTGGTTCAATGCAGCAGGTTCTAACAACTACGCCGCACTGACAGGAAACCCCAACGCTTTTGCTTTCGCCACCAGTCAGCCAGGAGCGATTATCAACGCTGGCAACCTCAGCTTACAGCCGGGACAAAACTTCTTAACTTTGTTGGGCGGTACCGTTATCAATACCGGGCAGCTCTCGGCACCAGGGGGTAACATTACCGTAGCTGCCATCCCTGGCGAAAGTGTCGTCCGCATCACTCAGCAAGGACTGCTGCTAGGTTTGGATATTCAACCCTTGGCAACGGCAGACACTCAACCTGAAAACTGGACATTGCCGATTCCCACATTACCCCAACTGCTGACTGGTGGAAGTGGGGGCAATGCTACCGGAGTGGCAGTTAAAAACGGACAGGTAGTATTAACTGGCTCAGGCATCCAGATAAATGGTGAAACGGGCACTACTATTGTCTCTGGTACTCTCGATGCGGCAAATAAAGCACCCGGTGCAGCTGGAGGCACTGTGGAAGTGCTGGGTAACAAAGTTGCCTTAGTTGAACAAGCTCAAATTGATGTCTCTGGAGATGGAAAGGGAGGCACTGCCTTAATTGGCGGCGACTATCAGGGTAAGGGTGAAGTACCGAACGCCACGCAGACGTATGTAGGTAAGGACGCAACGATTAAAGCTGACACCATTAACAATGGCAATGGTGGGAGAGCAATCGTTTGGGCAGATGAGAAAACCAGTTTTTCTGGGAGTATCAGCGCCCGTGGTGGCAAGAATTTCGGTAACGGTGGATTTGTCGAGGTGTCCGGGAAGAACAGCCTTACTTTTGAGGGCACGGTTGATCTGAGTGCCGTTCAAGGTAGTTTTGGCACTTTAGAAATAGATCCAAAAAACATCAAGATTGTCAATGGTACTGGAGACAATGACGGTGAATTAAATGACGGAAAAATCTTCAAGGATGATGGAAATCCTGACGCCACATTTACGATTTCTGTAGAAAAACTGGAATCTATCTCTAAGACCGTAGCGAATATTCTTTTAGAGGCGACGAATGATATTACTATCGAAGACCTAAGTGATAACAGTCTGGATCTCGCTACTAGTTCAGGCTCGACAGTCACCTTCAAGGCGAATGCTGATGGTATCGATGGTGGTTCCTTTTTTATGAATTCAGGAGATACTATTCAGACTCAAGGAGGAAATTTAAAGATTGAAGCCGTAAACATTACAACCGGAGCAATTAATACTTCATCTTTAAAAGAAAATGGTGGTTCTGTAACTTTTCTTGCGTCAGGAAACATTAAAGTTGCCGGAAACATCAATACATACGGCGATTCTGTAAGTTTGTCTGCTATAGGAAACATCACATCAGAAGACATTTCTACTGGTAATGGCGAAGAGTTTGTTCCTAGCGGATATGGTGACAGTGCTGTAGTTTTGTCTTCAACGGCAGGCAATATTGTGGTCGGTAGCATTGATGCGGGGGCTGGTGGTATTGACATTACAGCTTTTGGTATTTTCCAAGCTAAGAATTCTTTTAATCCTTCTCCATCGGGTTTAGAGATAAAAATCAAACCTGAAAACGATCCAGAATTACTGGGGTTTCTTCAAAGCAAAAATATTGAATTTGATTCAAAAAAAGGAATTACAGTAGTTACAAAAGATATTTCATCTAGTTTGCATGCTAGACCGAGTAGCGACAAAACTAATGAAGAAATTAATGCCCCGATTAGTATTCGGTATGGAGGTGCAACCACAACAATTGTATCAAAACAGTTTGATATTTATACTCCCGGAAGTTCAACACCTAGTGGCAAAGGTAGCATTTTAATCCAAGGTGGAAACGGAATTTTTATTGTTGGGTCTGAAATCAAGAAAGGCGACGAAGCCTTTAAACCAGTTGAACCAGACCTTCCTTATGATAAAACTTTTGATGCTAATTTTGATTTCCAAGAAGACTTTGCATTGCTTAAAAACGAAATTTACACGCCGCTTGATTTTGGTTCAAATAAGTTTCCCAATAATGTTAGCGGTACGGTGGGAGCTATCACCGTAGGAGCTGGAAGTAACAGTTCCTTTTATGGGTCTATTCAAAATATCCCTTTTCCTCCAAGCGTCCAAAACCCCAACCCTACTACAAATCCTAACCCTAACCCTAACCCTAACCCTAATCCGAATACGGACACTGGTATTAAACCGAATACGGGGAGTGGCAACAACACAAATATTGGTACTAATATCGTTGCCAACACAAATACTGGCACCAACACTAATACGAATACTAGCAATGGCACCAGCACGAATAGTAACAGCGATACTACTACTGATGGATCTGACAATCTCACAACAGATATACAACTCATTGCGCTGAGAAATGACGCTTCTAACTCGCGCTCATCGGATTCGAGCGATCGCGTTCTTGTCTTTGATAACAGCCTCAAAAGCAGCTTAGATGCACGTCATGCGAACCGGGTAACGCGCAACAGCGATGGAACGCTAAAATTGTCAACGACTGAAGCATCTGCTGTGTGCGCTGCACAACTGCAAGATCCGCGACGGAGAAACCTGCAACTACGAGATCCGCGTTGTTTGCAAGAACAACCCGCCGCACCAATCGCATCAGCGTCAGCTCAAAATAGCCGCAAAGTGACGGCAGATCAACTGTTACAGCAAGGCTTTGAACAGTATCAGCCGAATAAGGTTGAATCGGCTGTCCAGTCTTGGCAACAGGCATTAAGAATTTACCAGGAACTCAAAGACGTTCCGGGGGAAGTTGCAGCTAGAGGGGTTCTGGGTGCGGCTTCTCTGGTTCAGGAAAACTATCGGGATGCGATCGCCCTCTTAGAGCCATTCTTGACGATGGAAGCGGGAAATGGCAATCCTACAGCTAAAGCACAAGCACTTTCAAATCTGGGAATTGCTTACAAAGCCGTAGGCAACTATGCAAGCGCGATCGCATCTCATCAGCAAGCTTTGACCATTATGCAGGAAACCAAAGACCGTCAGGGAGAGGGTCAGGTTTCAGTCAATTTAGGAAATACTTACGAAGCTTTGGGTGAATATGACAAAGCAATTCAGTCTTATCAACAAAGTTTAACGATTGCGCGAGAAATTAAAGATCCCTCAGCGGAAGGGAGAGCCTTAGGAAATCTAGGAGCTATTTACGCTAATTTGGGCAAGTCTCAGCAAGCCGTTCAGTCTTACGAACAGAGTTTAGCGATCGCGCGACAAATTAGCGATAAGGAAGGACAAGGAAGCACCCTCGCCAATCTCGGATCTGCTTATCATGTTCAGGGCGAATTTACCAAAGCCCTCGATTATTATCAGCAGAGTTTAGCGATCGCAAAAGAAATTAGCAATCGCGAGTTACAGCACAAGGCACTCGGAAATTTAGGAATTGCTTATGAGGATTTAGGCGACTATCCCAAAGCGATTGAACATCACCAGAAGAGTTTAGAAATTGCGCGATCGCTGGGTGACAAACGAGGAGAGGGAGCGGCTCTCAATAACCTGGGGCATACGCTATTTGCTTCCGGCAAACTTCCAGAAGCCGAGAAAAAACTCCGCGATGCCGTTGAGGTTATGGAATCTCTGCGACCAGGATTAAACGATATCCAAAATGTCTCAGTTTTTGATACACAAGTTCTGACTTACAACCTATTGCAACAAATCCTGATTGCCCAGAAAAAAGAAGATTTGGCTCTGGAAATTTCCGAACGGGGACGTGCCCGTGCCTTTGTAGAATTACTGCAACAGCGATTATCCCCTGAAGCTTCGGCTCGCTCTCAACCCAATTTAAATCCTCCGACGATCGCACAAATTAAAAAAATTGCCAAAGAACAAAATGCCACGCTAGTTGAATATTCAATTGTCCCTGAAGAAGAATTCAAAGTTCAAGGTAAACTCAGAGGTCAGGCATCAGAACTCTTTATTTGGGTCGTTCAGCCTACAGGTAAAGTGGCGTTTCGCCGAGTTGACTTGAAACCGCTGCGACAGCAAGATAATTCTTTTGAAGAGTTGCTAGCTAACAGTCGTATTTTATACGGCCCTAATCTTCAAAAAGGAGAATCTGCTAGAGCGAAACTTCATCAATTGCTGATTCAGCCAATTGCTGATTTTCTGCCGAAAGACGCAAATTCCCACGTAATATTTATCCCGCAAGGTGGGCTATTTTTGTTGCCTTTCCCGGCGCTAAAAGCTCCGAATGGCAAATACTTAATCGAGCAACACACAATCCTAACCGCTCCAGCCATTGAGGTGCTAGACCTCACTCAGCAACAACAGCAACGTGTAGAAGAGTTGCATAGAACATCTCTAGATAGTAAAAACGTCCTAGTGGTGGGCAATCCGACGATGCCCAAGATGCCTACTACTAAAGGTGGACAAACGCCTCAGCCACTAGCACCGTTACCGGGTGCCGAACGGGAAGCGCTGACGATTGCTAAACTCTTGAACACTCAAGCGATTGTGGGTGACAAAGCAACCAAAGTTGAGATTATGCAACAGATGCCCCAGGCGCGGGTAATTCATCTAGCGACGCACGGCTTACTGGATGATATTCAAGAATTAGGCATTCCTGGCGCGATCGCTCTGGCTCCATCCAAGAACGATAATGGATTCCTCACTGCTGGAGAAATCTTTGACCTGAAGCTAAATGCTGAACTTGTAGTGTTGAGTGCTTGTCACACGGGACGCGGCAAAATTACTGGCGATGGTGTCATCGGTTTGTCGCGATCGCTCATTTCATCGGGAGTACCCAGCGCGATCGTATCCCTGTGGGCGGTTCCTGACGAGCCGACGACCCTTCTCATGACAGAGTTTTACCGAACTGTGCAAAAAAACCCGAATAAAGCCCAGGCATTGCGCTTCGCAATGCTAGCGACGATGAAACAACATCCAGAGCCACTCAACTGGGCAGCTTTTACCCTCATTGGGGAAGCACAGTAATCACTCGCCTTTTTACTTGCGTTAGGGATGCGCGATCGCGGCGCTCTCTTCGCAGGGATTTAGGAGATAGCTGCGTAAGCCCTGACAATATTACCGACTGACCGGTCGTAAGGGCAAGGCGAAACTTTGCATTACCTTTACGTAACTTGTGCTGTCTTCATCAACTTCATACGAAAAATTACTGAGCTGAGGACTAATCTTTGTAAAGAACCAATTAGTCTACCTCAGCCACAACTATGGGTGTTTCTAGACTTATCAAGTTTTGGCAATCGACCATACTTCTTCCTGAATTGATTTTTTCCTCAGTAATTAAGCGGCAAAAGTCTTGCTGTGAATTTACTGAAGTCCAAAAAAACCTGAAAGCCAGCTCCCGAATTGTGATTCAGCCACAAGGGGTTCTAAATCGCTGTAATGGCGCTTTCTTACAGCAATGGATTGTGAACAACGTCGTACTGAATGCTCCGGCTTTATGCGTGCTAGATATGACCCATATCAACGGGGTGGATAGTTCGGGACTATTTTCTTTAGTGGCAGGACTCAAAGCAGCCCGGAAACAGCAGTGCCATGTTGTAATTTGTAACTTGCAATCTCCAGTCAAAACACTTTTTGAAGTGGCTCAGCTTGAGGAAATGTTTGATATTGAGGAAAGTTATGAAGCTGCCCTTGAAAAACTGGCTTGACAACTTCATCAAGAGCGCCAGCAGCCGAACGATTGCAGGCTATAAGGGCACTCTAGCCTGAGCTGCGCGGCTAGAAATTTTATCTAAATTCAGCGTTAGGAAGTCAATGCTCGGCTTTCAGCCCTCCGGAAATCAAGCGACACTGATAGGATCGAGATGGATGAATATCGTCTTATCAATCTCGCCATGACTTTGGGCAATCTACGCGACCTTTATCAACAGGTCATTTTAGAACACTACAAGAAGCCACGGCACAAGGGTCAAACCAATCCTGTGCATCGGTCTCAGAGAGGGCACAATCCTTCTTGTGGCGATACCATTGAGCTGACATTGCAGATGAATGCAGCAGGCGACGTCATAGAAGATGTGAAATTTGAAGGAGAAGGCTGCGCGATCGCAATGGCTTCTGCTGACTTGATGGCGGATGCTTTGCGGGGAAAGAAAGTAGATGTAGCCTTGGAAATGGTAGAACGCTTCCAAAACATGATGAAAGGGGAAGCCGAGTTCCCCAAAGAACAACGCAAGCTGAACGTGATGCAAGGCGTTTCTCAGTTTCCAGTTCGGATCAAATGTGCTAACCTCACCTGGCATACTTTAAAAGCTGCCTTAGAATCACCCAATGGCAATCAGCCAAATGGGTTCGTCAGTAATGAAAAGGAAGACGCTTAAGTTGCCATGTTAACGACTACTTTTTTTCTAGAACTAGCCAAATGGTCGGCGGTTCTTACCATCGCCAGTGCAGTTGTAACCGTGCTGGGGTTTATTTTCCAATGGGGTATTCGGTTTAGGCTGGTGGGTAGCACTGGATTTATGGGTGTGCTAACAGCCGGTTTATTTTCTTTGAGTTTGGTACCGCTTACCCATACAGCAGTTCCAGGTTCGGTTCGCTATAAGTTGGTTTATGACACCGGCGGGGCGCAAACGGTGATTTCCGTACCGCCGACGATTTCCAACGCCCAATTAGATGCAACGATGCGTCAAGCTGCTAGCGATTTGTACTCTTATGGTCGTTTAGGTCGGGCAAAAGACAATTTACTGACCATTCGGGTACGTACCGTTATTCATCCCTCCCCTGGCGCTTCTAAACCGCTTTACTTGGGTGAGGTGAAGCGATCGCTAGCCATCCGGGATGATGAACAGCTTAACATCCAAGTCTTCCCAGAAAACCTGGCACAATTGCCAAAGTCTACCGCGTAATTACGGATCTTTCTCTATTTTCTCTAGATTGGGTCTTTCAGAGTCAAAGCGAGGCGGAGCCTAGAAACGAGTGCCTAGAAACGAGTATTAAATAGGCTGCTGCCTCCCTCAATTACTAAAGTAAAGTTATTAGAGAAATTTGTTATAAATTCTTTCATAAGCAGTATTGAGCAATTCCCTTCTTTAAACTAAAATGGTTGATTCTATGGCCAATCAATCCTTACCAGAGTTGTCTACTCAAACCGCTCCTTCGTTATTTTCGCTGATGGTGGCTCCCGGTCGGGTGCTGCGCGGTCAGAGGGCGCTGGAACAAGCGGGAGACGCGATCGCGACTTTTGGGCGGCGTCCCTTGGTTGTTGGGGGCGATCGCACGCTGTCCGTCACGCTACCCCGATTGCAGCTTGCCCTAAAACAGCAAAAAACAGACATTGCCCAGGCATCTTACAGCCCAGATTGCAGTACGCGATCGCTTGAATCTCTGCGGAAAGCTGTCACCGACCATCAAGCCGACGTAATTATAGGCATCGGCGGTGGCAAAGCATTAGACACCGCAAAACTCCTGGCTCATCAATGCCAGTTGCCAGTCGTCACAATTCCCACCTCAGGGGCGACCTGCGCTGCTTGGACAGCCCTTTCTAACGTCTATTCCGACGAAGGGGCATTTCTCTATGATGTCAGCCTCGATCGGTGCCCGGATTTGCTAGTGCTGGATTACGAGTTAATCCAGACTGCACCGCAACGCACCTTAATTGCTGGGATTGGCGACGCCTTGGCAAAGTGGTACGAAGCTTCTGTCAGCAGCGGTCACTCCGACCAAACTTTGATGATCGCCGCCGTGCAACAAGCGCGAGTGCTACGGGATATTCTCTTCCAAAAAGCCGCAGCAGCGCTGAAAGAACCGGGCAGTGAAGTTTGGCGAGAAGTCGTAGATGCCTCAGTTTTACTTGCCGGGGTCATTGGTGGTTTAGGTGGTGCCCAGTGCCGTACCGTCGCCGCCCACGCCGTCCATAATGGTTTGACCCATATCCCCGCCGCCCACGGTGCCATACATGGTGAGAAAGTCGCCTATGGCATTCTCGTCCAGTTACGGTTAGAAGAAATGCTGCAAAGCAACCAACTCGCAGCAACCGCAAGGCAACAGTTATTGAAGTTTTACGCCGAAATTGGACTGCCTCAAACTTTGGATGATTTGGGTTTGGGAAATATTACACTGGGAGAATTTCGGCAAGCCGCTGAAATTGCCTGTGCCCCTAACTCGGATATCCACCGGCTACCCTTCCGGGTGGTGCCCGAACAGCTGATGGCGGCAATGGTGTCGACAACCGCACCCGTTGAGGTAGGGCGTCCAAATCTGGGGCTGACCTCAGCGGCGAATCATAATGATGTTTGAATTTCAAAAATTGCAGGTTTAAACGCATTGAAGGTTGAAGAATCTCAAAAGTTGAAAGTTTTAATCAACCTGCTAATCTCCAACCTGCAATCCTGCCTGCCAACCTGCTTTCCTTGCCAACTTTCCTGCCTTAACCAATGACGTTAGATTGGATTAGCCCAGCGGAACGCCTGCAATCACTGCCCCCTTATGTATTTGCCCGTCTGGATGAACTGAAAGCCAGGGCACGCGAACAAGGGCTGGATTTAATTGACTTGGGAATGGGGAATCCAGATGGCCCAGCGCCTCAGCCAGTGATAGACGCTGCGATCGCAGCGTTGCAAAATCCGACAAATCACGGCTATCCCCCCTTTGAAGGGACTCTCAGCTTCCGCCGTGCCATCACTAACTGGTACGGGCGTCGCTATAATGTTGACCTCGATCCAGATAGCGAAGCCTTGCCGCTACTCGGTTCCAAGGAAGGGCTGACTCACCTCGCCTTTGCATACATCAACCCAGGCGATGTGATTCTGGTACCGAGTCCCTCTTATCCGCCCCATTTTCGCGGGCCAGCGATCGCTGGGGGCAAAATTCACCCAATAATTTTGAAAGCTGAAAATGACTGGTTGATCGATCTCGGTGACATTCCCGATGATGTCGCCCAACAAGCCAAGATTCTCTATTTCAACTATCCCAGCAATCCTACTGGCGCAACCGCACCCCGCGAGTTCTTCAAAGATATCGTTGCTTTTGCCAAGAAGCACGAAATCTTACTGGTGCATGATTTGTGCTACGCAGAATTAGCTTTTGATAGTTATCAACCAACCAGCTTGTTAGAAATTCCAGGGGCGAAGGAAATCGGCGTCGAGTTTCATACTCTGTCTAAAACTTACAACATGGCAGGCTGGCGCGTTGGCTTTGTGGTAGGCAACCAACACATTATTCAAGGGTTGCGGACACTCAAGACCAATCTGGATTATGGCATCTTTGCCGCCTTGCAATCTGCCGCCGAAACCGCCTTACAACTTCCAGATGTTTATGTAAATCAGGTTTGCGATCGCTATCGCCGTCGCCGCGATTTTCTGATTGAGGGATTTGCTGAGTTGGGTTGGACGGTTCCCAAACCAAAAGCCACCATGTACCTGTGGGTTCCTTGTCCGGTAGGAATGACCTCAACAGATTTTGCCCTCTCTGTCTTACAGCAGACGGGCGTGGTCGTGACTCCAGGAAATGCCTTTGGAGCGGGTGGTGAGGGGTATGTGCGGGTTAGTTTGATTGCGGAATGCGATCGCTTAGCTGAAGCTTTGCGGCGTTTCAAAGAAGCCAATATCCGCTATTCATCCGAAAATGAGGGCGCGTTTATCAAACAGGGATAAAACATTCAAGCTTCAATTCTTGGATTTTATCTTTAATTTGGAAATGTCCCTACTTCAAAGTAAACGCTTTGGTTTCTGTTACCCTACCACCACCTACCTTGTCATAAACCGTTAGCTGAATTTGGTAAGTGCCAGGTTGAATTTTAGGAGTTGTATTAACAGTGCCATTGGGAGAGGCTGCCACATCATCTTTTAAAGCTGTATGTCCTTTTTCTCCAATTAGGCTCTTTTTTACCAAGATGACTTCACCCTTGGCATTTTTAACTTCCATATCCATATCTAGCCAGTTTTTCCCATCCTGACCTTTCTTAAATTTGCCAACATTAAGCAAGACTAGCTGAACATCTTCCCCTCTTTTATAAACTCCATCATTGACCAGCACAACTTTTTTATCGGGAGTTTTTCTGACAAGGAAAGATTTTTCAAAAGTCAGTCGAGAAGAAGTCGGTGTAGAGGTAGTTGAAGTCTGAGATGTAGTAGATTTTGGAGAAGGAGAAGCCTGAGATGTAGCGGATTTTTCGCCTCTACCACAACCACTGACCAGCGCCATTGAAAACACGACAAGACCTGTTAACAATACATTATTTAATGTTTTTTTCATAATGTTCTCCCTGTTTATTTTTTTTAAACCTAGTTATTTGATAAACGATGAGTTGAGGTAGTTAACACAGTTGAGCTAACTACAACCATAAATTATCATAATTTATTCAAATTTATCTTTTGGGCGTAGTGGCTTTAGCAACTAGCGACGCGAACAATTGCTTTCAGACGGCACTTTGGTAATTCTCTATTGAATGCACTCCGGTTTAACCGCACCTTGTGAACCCAGAGGGCCAGGGATTAAAGATTCTCCCTTCTCCGTCCACGGAGAAGGGCTAGGGGTGAGGTTCCATCTGATGGTGTTCATCTCTACATCGTTCGCTACACTTGAAACGATTCGTTTTACTGCAAATTAAGCGTAGACTTATAGGCAAAAGGCGGTCTGTGACCTGCACAGACCGCCTTCTATTGTCAATCAATCTAAAGTATTGCTACTTAAAGGCGTTTAATTGCCGCCAGACTGGACAGCGGCGCGAGTTACGGGATTTGAATTGTCTTCGTTTATCATTTCAGGAGTCCGCTCCCACTCGCCATTTTCACCTTGACGGTATTCGCTTTTGATGGTATTCCACGCAACTTTGCGGGCAGATTCTTCGTCCATCCCGTCTTCTTGGGCACTCTTAAATGCAGCCTGGAAAATCTGCTGAGCTGCCTCAGGCAGTGCTTGTACTTCTGAAGGTAAGTTATTAACTTGTTGATCTGGTTGCTCGGTCATAAACTACTCCTATTATTTTTGCCTGGGATCATCTTAGAAAGCCAGATGTACGAATTCCTCTTCCCAGGATGTAGTTATGGCTGCTCGATATACCTATCTGAGGTATTATCTTATGTAAAGTAATTTTGTATTTACATATACAAAGCTTTGCCCCAAATCATCTGCTTGCAAATACAGTGGTTTAGCTCTCCGACTTGTTAGAGAACTCAGTGGACTCGGATTCACGAATCATTGAGGATTGCTATAGATGAGATGGAGCCGCTACCTAGTTC
Encoded here:
- a CDS encoding iron-containing alcohol dehydrogenase family protein yields the protein MANQSLPELSTQTAPSLFSLMVAPGRVLRGQRALEQAGDAIATFGRRPLVVGGDRTLSVTLPRLQLALKQQKTDIAQASYSPDCSTRSLESLRKAVTDHQADVIIGIGGGKALDTAKLLAHQCQLPVVTIPTSGATCAAWTALSNVYSDEGAFLYDVSLDRCPDLLVLDYELIQTAPQRTLIAGIGDALAKWYEASVSSGHSDQTLMIAAVQQARVLRDILFQKAAAALKEPGSEVWREVVDASVLLAGVIGGLGGAQCRTVAAHAVHNGLTHIPAAHGAIHGEKVAYGILVQLRLEEMLQSNQLAATARQQLLKFYAEIGLPQTLDDLGLGNITLGEFRQAAEIACAPNSDIHRLPFRVVPEQLMAAMVSTTAPVEVGRPNLGLTSAANHNDV
- the sufU gene encoding Fe-S cluster assembly sulfur transfer protein SufU; its protein translation is MTLGNLRDLYQQVILEHYKKPRHKGQTNPVHRSQRGHNPSCGDTIELTLQMNAAGDVIEDVKFEGEGCAIAMASADLMADALRGKKVDVALEMVERFQNMMKGEAEFPKEQRKLNVMQGVSQFPVRIKCANLTWHTLKAALESPNGNQPNGFVSNEKEDA
- a CDS encoding Ycf51 family protein, yielding MLTTTFFLELAKWSAVLTIASAVVTVLGFIFQWGIRFRLVGSTGFMGVLTAGLFSLSLVPLTHTAVPGSVRYKLVYDTGGAQTVISVPPTISNAQLDATMRQAASDLYSYGRLGRAKDNLLTIRVRTVIHPSPGASKPLYLGEVKRSLAIRDDEQLNIQVFPENLAQLPKSTA
- a CDS encoding aspartate aminotransferase, encoding MTLDWISPAERLQSLPPYVFARLDELKARAREQGLDLIDLGMGNPDGPAPQPVIDAAIAALQNPTNHGYPPFEGTLSFRRAITNWYGRRYNVDLDPDSEALPLLGSKEGLTHLAFAYINPGDVILVPSPSYPPHFRGPAIAGGKIHPIILKAENDWLIDLGDIPDDVAQQAKILYFNYPSNPTGATAPREFFKDIVAFAKKHEILLVHDLCYAELAFDSYQPTSLLEIPGAKEIGVEFHTLSKTYNMAGWRVGFVVGNQHIIQGLRTLKTNLDYGIFAALQSAAETALQLPDVYVNQVCDRYRRRRDFLIEGFAELGWTVPKPKATMYLWVPCPVGMTSTDFALSVLQQTGVVVTPGNAFGAGGEGYVRVSLIAECDRLAEALRRFKEANIRYSSENEGAFIKQG
- a CDS encoding ChaB family protein; the encoded protein is MTEQPDQQVNNLPSEVQALPEAAQQIFQAAFKSAQEDGMDEESARKVAWNTIKSEYRQGENGEWERTPEMINEDNSNPVTRAAVQSGGN